From a single Populus nigra chromosome 18, ddPopNigr1.1, whole genome shotgun sequence genomic region:
- the LOC133678788 gene encoding peptidyl-prolyl cis-trans isomerase FKBP17-2, chloroplastic-like has translation MATFFGSPPFLSHPLTRTNFSSSSQTPPPPTPPFPPSQPNPSPQLSSSSSEQPQLPASVRVQQQKPPKPAGNSATKVETTDWIASTLTRRFGLGAGLAWAAFLAVGVVSEQIKTRIEVSQQEADTRNVDKEEEVALPNGIRYYELRVGGGASPKPGDLVVIDLKGKIEGSGEVFVDTFGGDRKPLALVMGSRPYSKGMCEGVEYVLRSMKAGGKRRVIVPPNLGFRENGADLGTGVQIQPFATLEYIVEVERVSIAPA, from the exons ATGGCTACCTTCTTTGGGTCTCCACCATTTCTTTCCCATCCGTTAACAAGAACTAACTTTTCTTCGTCATCACAAACACCTCCGCCTCCCACCCCACCTTTCCCACCCTCGCAGCCAAATCCATCTCCACAGCTAAGCAGCAGTTCATCTGAGCAACCGCAGCTACCAGCCTCGGTTAGAGTGCAACAGCAGAAGCCTCCTAAACCTGCTGGCAATTCTGCTACCAAAGTTGAAACCACTGACTGGATAGCTTCCACATTAACTAGGCGGTTCGGCCTTGGTGCTGGCCTAGCATGGGCAGCCTTTCTTGCAGTTGGTGTGGTTTCAGAACAGATCAAGACCCGCATCGAAGTCTCCCAACAAGAAGCAGATACAAG AAATGTTGATAAAGAGGAAGAAGTAGCATTACCTAATGGCATAAG GTACTATGAGTTGAGAGTAGGTGGCGGGGCTTCTCCAAAGCCAGGGGACTTGGTGGTGATTGATCTCAAGGGGAAAATTGAAGGCAGTGGAGAAGTGTTTGTGGACACATTTGGCGGTGACAGGAAACCATTGGCTTTAGTAATGGGGTCAAGGCCTTATAGCAAGGGAATGTGTGAAGGGGTAGAATATGTACTGAGATCAATGAAGGCTGGAGGCAAAAGGAGAGTTATAGTCCCTCCTAATTTAGGTTTTAGAGAGAATGGTGCAGATTTAGGCACCGGTGTGCAGATTCAACCATTTGCAACTCTTGAGTATATTGTTGAGGTTGAGAGAGTTTCCATTGCACCAGCTTAA